In Intestinibacillus sp. Marseille-P6563, a single genomic region encodes these proteins:
- a CDS encoding metallophosphoesterase, whose amino-acid sequence MIYYTGDIHGDPYEVIQFCDSKKLTEQDTLVLLGDVGANYYRNRRDTEMKKVLTAVKPTMLCIHGNHEIRPASIPSYRTKQWNGGAVWVEEAFPRLLFAMDGEIFDLEGLRHLVIGGAYSVDKFYRLARGYGWWPDEQPSQEIKDKVIQTLDACGWQVDTVLSHTCPYPYEPREAFLPMIDQSTVDDSTEKWLEEIERKLKYDHWFCGHWHIDKHIDRMHFLFHSVEAAPQLLTGGNTL is encoded by the coding sequence ATGATCTATTACACGGGTGATATCCACGGAGACCCCTATGAGGTCATACAGTTTTGCGACAGCAAGAAGCTGACAGAGCAGGATACTCTGGTTCTGCTTGGAGATGTAGGAGCGAACTACTACCGAAACCGGCGAGACACAGAGATGAAGAAAGTTCTTACCGCCGTAAAGCCGACGATGCTCTGCATCCACGGCAACCATGAGATCCGGCCGGCCAGCATCCCTTCCTATCGGACGAAGCAGTGGAATGGCGGGGCAGTCTGGGTAGAGGAAGCCTTTCCCCGCCTGCTGTTTGCTATGGATGGTGAGATCTTTGATCTGGAAGGTCTCCGACACTTGGTCATCGGCGGAGCTTACAGCGTGGACAAATTCTACCGGCTGGCCAGAGGTTACGGCTGGTGGCCGGATGAGCAGCCTTCCCAGGAGATCAAGGACAAGGTTATCCAGACGCTGGACGCCTGCGGGTGGCAGGTAGATACCGTCCTCTCCCACACCTGTCCCTATCCGTATGAGCCTCGCGAGGCCTTTCTTCCGATGATCGACCAGAGTACCGTGGACGACTCTACCGAGAAATGGCTGGAGGAGATCGAGCGGAAACTCAAATACGACCACTGGTTCTGTGGACACTGGCATATTGACAAGCATATCGACCGGATGCACTTCCTCTTCCACAGCGTGGAGGCTGCGCCGCAGCTCTTGACGGGAGGGAACACATTGTGA
- a CDS encoding helix-turn-helix domain-containing protein has product MTEHDLTESQLIGSRIRDARINRRMSQADLAAKANISLPHISNIEKGKTSMKLETFIRIIEALQVSADSLLRPDVPEVRSLYQSEFDELLADCSPKELDSILKIVRELKSTMARRDDNT; this is encoded by the coding sequence ATGACGGAACATGATTTGACCGAGAGCCAGCTGATCGGCTCCCGTATTCGAGATGCGCGGATCAATCGCCGGATGAGCCAGGCCGATCTTGCTGCGAAGGCCAATATCTCGCTGCCGCATATCAGCAATATCGAAAAAGGCAAGACGAGCATGAAGTTGGAAACCTTTATCCGAATCATCGAAGCCCTGCAAGTGTCTGCTGATTCCCTTCTTCGGCCCGATGTGCCGGAGGTGAGAAGCCTATACCAGAGCGAGTTTGACGAGCTGCTGGCCGACTGCTCTCCCAAGGAGCTGGATTCCATCCTGAAGATTGTTCGTGAGTTGAAATCCACTATGGCCAGACGGGATGACAATACCTGA
- a CDS encoding DUF4432 family protein, with the protein MRLYHVNAGYPLLQENVQVIIPSQQVIPRDAAAESGLHDWDQMPAPAPGVPEQVFYHKGLPEQVQIGVKGANGHALWLCYAREELPMLTQWKSSASGNYVVGLEPGNCWVEGIARERERGTLQFLEPGETKTVTLHIRAE; encoded by the coding sequence ATGAGATTATACCATGTCAACGCAGGATATCCCCTGCTCCAGGAAAACGTGCAAGTCATCATCCCCTCCCAGCAGGTCATCCCACGGGATGCTGCCGCCGAAAGCGGTCTGCACGATTGGGACCAGATGCCTGCCCCTGCACCCGGCGTTCCCGAACAGGTTTTTTATCACAAGGGTCTACCGGAACAGGTGCAGATCGGGGTGAAAGGCGCGAATGGGCATGCGCTGTGGCTGTGTTATGCCCGGGAGGAATTGCCCATGCTGACCCAGTGGAAGTCCAGCGCATCGGGCAACTATGTGGTTGGCTTGGAACCGGGCAACTGCTGGGTGGAAGGCATCGCTCGGGAGCGCGAACGCGGTACGCTGCAATTTTTAGAACCCGGCGAAACGAAAACCGTCACCCTGCACATCCGGGCCGAATGA
- a CDS encoding ABC transporter permease, with the protein METNKKPVSELRLSFDKYIGKNLRAKVGIGIIVFFALVAIFADFIAPYSANAIDFTPWEGPTSEHWLGVNSYGQDIFSRLVYGTRVTMLVGIFAGLLSSFIGTFVGLLAGYRGGKTGEVLMRIVDVFLVLPTLAVIIVLSSYVRDMGLGGEILVIGFFSWLMMARSIRSQTLTEARREYVDAARAQGMGSIEIMFKEILTNILPVVTANMVMVITQALLTEASMSFLGLGDAAAVSWGKMLSIAYDNSAILHDAWWWMIPPGLCIATLGFSFMLIGNSFLDIYANDRGGHIKL; encoded by the coding sequence TTGGAAACCAACAAAAAGCCGGTCAGTGAGCTGCGCCTTTCCTTTGATAAATACATCGGAAAGAACCTGCGCGCCAAAGTAGGCATCGGCATCATCGTATTTTTTGCATTGGTCGCGATCTTTGCGGACTTCATTGCGCCGTATTCGGCCAATGCGATCGACTTCACCCCCTGGGAAGGCCCGACAAGCGAGCACTGGCTGGGTGTCAACAGCTACGGCCAGGATATTTTTTCCCGCCTGGTCTACGGCACCCGTGTGACCATGCTCGTCGGTATTTTTGCCGGCTTGTTGAGCAGCTTTATTGGTACATTTGTCGGCCTGCTGGCCGGCTATAGGGGCGGCAAGACCGGCGAAGTGCTCATGCGCATTGTCGACGTCTTTCTGGTGCTGCCCACGCTGGCGGTCATCATCGTGCTGTCGTCGTACGTACGGGACATGGGCCTGGGCGGCGAAATTCTGGTCATCGGCTTTTTTAGCTGGCTGATGATGGCGCGCAGCATTCGGTCGCAGACGCTGACCGAAGCCAGACGGGAATATGTCGATGCCGCCAGAGCGCAGGGCATGGGCAGTATCGAGATCATGTTCAAAGAGATCCTGACCAACATTCTGCCGGTTGTTACGGCCAATATGGTCATGGTCATCACCCAGGCGCTGCTGACCGAGGCTTCCATGAGTTTTCTGGGCCTGGGCGACGCGGCGGCGGTCAGCTGGGGCAAGATGCTGTCCATCGCTTATGACAACAGCGCGATTTTGCATGACGCATGGTGGTGGATGATTCCGCCCGGCCTGTGCATTGCAACGCTTGGTTTCAGCTTTATGCTGATCGGCAACTCCTTCCTGGATATCTACGCCAACGACCGTGGTGGACACATCAAGCTGTAA
- a CDS encoding ABC transporter permease has product MRGLNKKYVIMRFLSALLTLFIALTINFALPRLMGGNPAEYMASKTAMNSPEYVEALTEQFGLDQGVLVQYVSYLKQLCHFNFGISYANYPTPVSDIILNALPWTLLIVLSSTIISFALAWLLGTLAAMKKGSAFDKTTVGVSFYVQSVPYYFVAMILLMVFAFNLKWFPLSHALSTRATYSTWLGQLGDILYHAFLPVLSLVLVGLAGRMIMMRSNILQVFSEDYIVLAQAKGLKRSKILSKYALRNALLPSFTGLMVSLGQAVGGALVTELVFSYPGLGLTIYNAIMNQDYPVVQGCFALIALCVVVLNFIADLLYPIIRPAREHVIKGGIGIGNQQKAGQ; this is encoded by the coding sequence GTGAGAGGCCTCAATAAGAAATACGTCATCATGCGTTTCCTGAGCGCACTGCTGACCCTGTTTATTGCGCTGACCATCAATTTCGCGCTGCCGCGTTTGATGGGCGGCAATCCGGCCGAATACATGGCGTCCAAAACGGCCATGAACAGCCCGGAATATGTGGAAGCGCTGACCGAACAATTTGGTTTGGATCAGGGCGTTCTGGTACAATACGTATCCTATCTCAAGCAGTTGTGCCACTTTAATTTTGGCATTTCCTACGCTAACTATCCGACACCGGTCAGCGACATCATTCTCAATGCGCTGCCCTGGACGCTGCTGATTGTGTTGAGCAGCACCATCATATCCTTTGCGCTGGCCTGGCTGCTCGGCACCCTGGCCGCCATGAAAAAAGGCTCGGCCTTTGATAAGACTACGGTCGGCGTGTCGTTCTATGTGCAGTCGGTGCCCTATTATTTTGTCGCAATGATCCTTTTGATGGTCTTTGCCTTCAATCTCAAATGGTTCCCCTTGTCGCATGCCCTGTCGACGCGGGCGACCTATTCGACCTGGCTGGGACAGCTGGGCGACATCCTGTATCACGCCTTCCTGCCGGTGCTGTCATTGGTGCTGGTTGGCCTGGCCGGGCGTATGATCATGATGCGCAGCAACATCTTGCAGGTCTTTTCCGAGGATTACATCGTGCTGGCGCAGGCCAAGGGGCTCAAGCGCAGCAAAATACTGAGTAAATATGCTTTGCGCAATGCCTTGCTGCCGTCCTTCACCGGCCTGATGGTCAGCCTGGGACAGGCGGTCGGCGGCGCACTGGTCACCGAACTGGTCTTTTCTTACCCCGGCCTCGGCCTGACGATCTATAACGCGATCATGAACCAGGATTATCCGGTGGTGCAGGGCTGTTTTGCGCTCATTGCGCTGTGTGTCGTGGTGCTCAACTTCATTGCAGATTTGCTCTATCCCATCATTAGACCCGCGCGTGAGCATGTCATAAAAGGAGGGATCGGGATTGGAAACCAACAAAAAGCCGGTCAGTGA
- a CDS encoding recombinase family protein, which yields MSKCCLYCRVDGASTESNRLAINQQLTALRSLAGQLGFSISAEMLQYESGLDANRQSIRTLTRDARHGVYDRVLVMNGDRLARDAEGLAAIGEKLTAAGVRVYCPDGEIDLAPAYSHGYFRVATMEQTM from the coding sequence ATGTCTAAGTGCTGCCTATACTGCCGGGTAGATGGAGCGTCTACGGAAAGCAATCGTCTCGCCATAAACCAGCAGCTCACCGCACTCCGAAGCCTCGCCGGCCAGCTTGGCTTTTCGATTTCCGCAGAGATGCTCCAATATGAGAGCGGCTTGGACGCAAACCGACAGAGCATTCGAACGCTGACCCGTGATGCACGACATGGAGTCTATGACCGTGTGCTGGTGATGAACGGCGACCGTCTGGCTCGTGACGCCGAAGGTTTGGCGGCAATTGGAGAAAAGTTGACCGCAGCAGGAGTCCGGGTCTATTGCCCAGATGGCGAAATTGATCTGGCCCCCGCATATTCTCATGGTTATTTCCGGGTGGCAACGATGGAACAGACCATGTGA
- a CDS encoding recombinase family protein, with translation MSDLAVQNRESEQEVMPSFDFLLERETERNTLLAEHRAWLKEIKRERPLPKTHYRVAVYIRYFNQTRYEDYLSAHKKQFLDTLALCPNWKFVGFYVDEGSTAPNMESAPEWSRLLQDCYEEKVDLIITQKASNISKKLSELSFGTRLLAALPKPVGVYFVSEDIYTLASYYQEDLHDPYFLPDPAWKILPDDEPRREMLHD, from the coding sequence ATGTCAGATCTGGCCGTTCAAAATAGAGAGTCAGAGCAGGAAGTTATGCCCTCATTTGATTTCCTGCTGGAAAGGGAGACGGAACGAAACACCCTTTTAGCGGAACATCGTGCCTGGTTAAAGGAAATCAAGCGGGAACGCCCGCTTCCCAAAACACATTACCGTGTGGCGGTATACATCCGCTACTTCAACCAGACCCGCTATGAGGACTATCTCTCAGCTCATAAAAAGCAATTTCTTGATACACTGGCTCTCTGCCCAAACTGGAAGTTTGTCGGTTTCTATGTGGACGAGGGCAGCACTGCGCCCAATATGGAGAGCGCCCCGGAGTGGTCAAGGCTTCTTCAAGACTGCTACGAGGAAAAGGTCGATCTGATCATTACCCAGAAAGCAAGCAATATCTCGAAGAAGCTCTCCGAGCTCTCTTTCGGTACGCGCCTCTTGGCAGCACTCCCAAAGCCAGTGGGCGTTTACTTCGTTTCGGAGGATATTTATACGCTGGCTTCCTATTACCAGGAGGATCTACACGACCCCTACTTTTTGCCAGATCCCGCTTGGAAGATACTCCCTGATGACGAACCCCGGAGGGAAATGCTGCATGATTGA
- a CDS encoding DUF6551 family protein has translation MEDYSMFVPNVHFEQIPIKNLVSNQEYQRNISEQHVLNAAAHFDLYQINPVKVSRRNGVNYVFNGQHTVEIVALASGSRETPVWCMIYDDLNYEHEADIFANQMKFVKPLRPYEVFMANVEAGNQEQLMIKDLVESYSLSIGQVRNYGVVCAVSTLENIYERFGYHVLDRTLRLCVGTWEGDMNSLSANMLNGIARLVYTFGDALKDETFKEKVGEMSVKLLSRTAKERRPGSMGYAEAMLLAYNRKCKYPLKWTKLYEKNVGNNEGLDIDTDMDEDEGGDSFEGAAKE, from the coding sequence ATGGAAGATTATAGTATGTTTGTTCCCAATGTTCACTTCGAACAGATTCCCATCAAGAACCTCGTATCCAATCAGGAGTACCAGAGGAATATTTCCGAACAGCATGTGCTGAATGCTGCGGCACACTTTGATCTGTATCAGATCAACCCTGTGAAGGTGAGCCGTCGAAATGGGGTCAACTATGTCTTCAATGGCCAGCACACGGTGGAGATCGTCGCCCTGGCCTCTGGCTCTCGTGAAACGCCAGTCTGGTGCATGATATACGATGATCTGAACTACGAGCACGAGGCAGATATCTTCGCCAACCAGATGAAGTTTGTCAAACCGCTCCGTCCCTATGAAGTGTTTATGGCAAATGTGGAAGCCGGGAATCAGGAGCAGCTTATGATCAAAGATCTGGTAGAGTCTTATTCTCTTTCCATTGGCCAGGTCAGAAACTATGGCGTTGTCTGTGCTGTCTCTACGCTTGAAAATATATATGAGCGGTTCGGTTACCACGTACTTGATCGAACACTCAGACTCTGCGTAGGCACATGGGAGGGCGATATGAATTCGCTGTCCGCCAATATGCTCAACGGAATCGCCAGATTGGTCTACACATTCGGCGATGCCCTGAAAGATGAGACCTTCAAGGAAAAAGTAGGGGAAATGTCGGTCAAGCTGCTTTCGAGAACAGCCAAGGAACGACGCCCCGGTTCTATGGGCTATGCTGAGGCGATGCTTCTGGCCTATAACCGCAAATGCAAATATCCGCTCAAATGGACCAAGCTCTACGAGAAGAATGTGGGGAACAATGAA
- a CDS encoding recombinase family protein translates to MIDKSTRKQLAERKERVRRRINTKVDPENYEFIPAKKPIDYYDNDIRQRVAVYARVSTDNVQQTSSYELQKKYYEDFVVHHPNWTLVKIYADEGISGTSLAHRDEFNSMIADCRSGKIDMIITKSVSRFARNVVDCISMVRMLAELPSPVGVFFESECIFSLKDDSQMALSFQATMAQEESHIRSRSMETSLRMRLDGGLPLTPKLLGYSHDADGNLVVNPDEAPTVKLIFYMYLYGYSTSDIAAALTELGRKTYLGNVKWTSNSIVQVLRNERHCGDVLTRKTFTPNYLNHKARKNRGDRPQSLYRNHHEGIVSRDDFIAVQHLLNNSKYGNRSILPELRVIDSGLLRGFVTINPRWAGFKPADYYQASASIHPPDEQQADASLPSSITLVPGDFDMRGFEIARSEFFDNYHRPYVLFQDKRIKFSTTCVRSFGKDNHVELLVNPVEKKFAVRTAAKSSRNAVVFSKLSDGKYQPRDIAGAAYVETLFQLFGWSPDLKYRIAGALFQTETESAYIFDVNDAEAFIKSYLLSGSKSTEQAKEPVQPLSVSGKRVRAVPEEWIGSFGKQYYLHQQSFPPVCDQSEEDWKIRMEGQLYETGQKLRVTGFDVLRDYLCQELGQRGKEES, encoded by the coding sequence ATGATTGACAAGTCCACACGCAAACAGCTTGCGGAACGGAAAGAACGGGTCCGTCGGCGTATCAACACAAAAGTTGACCCGGAGAACTATGAATTCATTCCGGCTAAAAAGCCCATCGACTATTACGACAATGATATAAGGCAGCGGGTCGCCGTGTATGCCCGTGTCTCCACAGACAATGTCCAGCAGACTTCCTCCTATGAGCTGCAAAAGAAATACTATGAAGATTTTGTTGTGCATCATCCCAACTGGACATTGGTCAAAATCTATGCGGATGAGGGCATCAGCGGGACTTCTCTGGCTCATCGGGACGAGTTCAACAGCATGATCGCCGATTGCCGCAGCGGGAAAATCGATATGATCATTACCAAAAGCGTGTCTCGCTTTGCCCGGAATGTGGTGGACTGTATCAGCATGGTGCGAATGCTTGCGGAGCTGCCCAGTCCTGTCGGGGTATTCTTTGAGAGCGAATGTATCTTCTCCCTCAAAGACGATTCCCAGATGGCGCTTTCGTTTCAGGCCACCATGGCTCAGGAGGAGTCTCACATCCGCAGCCGGAGCATGGAGACCTCCTTGCGGATGCGGCTGGACGGAGGTCTGCCATTGACGCCCAAGCTGCTGGGGTATTCTCACGACGCAGATGGAAACCTGGTCGTCAACCCGGATGAAGCCCCCACGGTAAAACTCATCTTCTATATGTATCTGTACGGATATTCCACCTCCGACATTGCGGCGGCGCTCACCGAGCTGGGCAGGAAGACTTATCTGGGGAATGTCAAGTGGACATCCAACTCCATTGTCCAGGTCCTTCGCAATGAGCGGCATTGCGGGGATGTACTGACCCGGAAGACCTTCACCCCCAACTATCTGAACCACAAGGCCAGAAAGAATCGGGGGGACAGACCCCAGAGCCTTTACCGGAACCACCACGAGGGCATCGTTTCCAGAGATGATTTCATTGCGGTTCAGCATCTTCTGAACAATTCCAAGTATGGCAACCGCTCCATCCTCCCGGAGCTGCGGGTGATCGACAGCGGCCTGCTCAGGGGGTTCGTGACCATCAATCCCCGCTGGGCTGGATTTAAGCCGGCGGATTATTACCAAGCGTCCGCCAGTATCCATCCACCCGATGAGCAGCAGGCGGATGCATCCCTGCCCTCGAGCATCACATTGGTTCCGGGAGATTTTGATATGAGAGGCTTTGAAATCGCCCGCAGTGAATTCTTTGATAATTATCACCGTCCCTACGTACTGTTTCAAGATAAGAGAATCAAGTTCAGCACCACATGTGTTCGGTCTTTTGGGAAAGACAACCATGTGGAGCTGCTGGTCAACCCTGTGGAGAAGAAGTTCGCCGTCCGTACAGCGGCGAAAAGCAGCCGCAACGCAGTCGTGTTTTCCAAGCTGTCAGACGGAAAGTATCAGCCCAGGGATATCGCCGGTGCGGCCTATGTAGAAACGCTTTTTCAGTTATTCGGCTGGAGTCCGGATTTAAAATACCGGATCGCCGGAGCGCTGTTTCAAACCGAAACTGAATCTGCGTATATTTTTGATGTCAATGATGCGGAAGCGTTTATTAAATCGTACCTGCTTTCCGGTTCAAAAAGCACGGAACAGGCAAAGGAGCCTGTACAGCCCCTTTCTGTCTCCGGCAAACGGGTGCGGGCAGTCCCGGAGGAGTGGATCGGCTCTTTTGGCAAGCAATATTACCTCCACCAACAGTCTTTCCCGCCCGTCTGCGATCAGAGTGAGGAAGACTGGAAAATCCGCATGGAGGGCCAGTTGTATGAAACCGGACAGAAACTCCGCGTGACAGGATTTGACGTGCTGCGTGACTATCTCTGTCAGGAACTCGGTCAGCGCGGGAAGGAGGAATCCTAA
- a CDS encoding helix-turn-helix domain-containing protein yields MSLNYKVIGKHIREVRQRNHLSQAMLSELVDKTPSYISYIESGIKSMSLDTFVLIANALGVSPDRLLMEQVTSTERCASEEISLLLSDCSTYEMLILLDVIKSLKASLKEHQGRYGKPDNSDFTV; encoded by the coding sequence ATGAGCCTGAACTACAAAGTCATTGGAAAACACATCCGTGAAGTCCGCCAGCGCAACCACCTTTCGCAAGCGATGCTCTCTGAACTGGTGGATAAAACGCCATCTTACATCAGCTACATAGAGAGCGGGATCAAGAGCATGAGCCTTGACACCTTTGTGCTTATCGCCAATGCCTTGGGAGTATCTCCCGACCGGCTTTTGATGGAGCAAGTCACCAGCACTGAACGGTGCGCCAGCGAAGAAATCTCCCTGCTCCTTTCGGATTGCAGTACCTATGAGATGCTGATTCTCTTGGATGTTATAAAATCGTTGAAAGCTTCCTTGAAAGAGCATCAAGGCAGATACGGTAAACCAGATAACTCTGATTTTACCGTCTGA
- a CDS encoding ABC transporter substrate-binding protein: protein MKVKRLLALAMAAVLCVSATACGAGDGAQSQGGGGEGATGGTVMAGAFVLDSEMANMVPFANPTTNMDFAVFNLMYEGLFYYNPKAGELQSALGDADTLQWNEDYTQLTVSLNKDAKWHDGEDFTAKDVVFTYELLRDNPTLDEYGMWNRLEGVTAQDDDTVVFTCKNSFVALPNYLAYIFIVPEHQWTGQDMSTFTNAEPIGTGPFVFEKYTNGTSVEYSANTEYWKGSPKVDGMTVVLYNSSTNLTLALIAGEIDIAIDNTIIMSSVSEFMAQDGAQMDVFAGLGNFGVMMNQENELLADPVVRQALCMALNTEELISRGEYNCVVEAPISWLPEIFGDYVNEEAAATLKFDAEGAKKLLEDAGYTMGSDGIYVSPSGKRLSFEYYSASGAPAQQSEAAMIQQYLLDIGVEVVPRVATWAELASIASQGSYDLLQNKIEFPCDVYAALSNSFSTNGSTNYFNYSNPEVDALLESAASETDEAKLAEIYDQVQQLIAEDYVYIPMYNSGTHQPYYDGIHFSGWTTNDAPITSTDNLISIYPVE from the coding sequence GTGAAAGTAAAAAGATTACTGGCCTTGGCGATGGCTGCCGTTTTGTGTGTGAGCGCCACAGCATGTGGCGCGGGAGACGGTGCACAGTCTCAGGGCGGGGGCGGTGAAGGCGCCACAGGAGGTACCGTCATGGCCGGCGCATTTGTGCTGGACAGTGAAATGGCCAACATGGTGCCGTTTGCAAACCCCACCACCAATATGGATTTTGCAGTGTTCAACCTGATGTATGAAGGGCTGTTCTACTACAACCCCAAGGCAGGCGAATTGCAGTCGGCTCTGGGCGACGCGGATACCCTGCAATGGAATGAGGATTATACCCAGCTGACCGTTTCGCTCAACAAGGATGCCAAATGGCATGACGGCGAAGACTTCACGGCAAAGGACGTCGTATTTACCTACGAACTGCTGCGGGACAACCCGACGCTGGACGAATACGGCATGTGGAACCGTCTGGAAGGCGTAACGGCGCAGGACGATGACACGGTGGTCTTTACCTGCAAGAATTCGTTCGTAGCCCTGCCCAACTACCTGGCCTACATCTTTATCGTGCCCGAGCACCAGTGGACCGGCCAGGATATGTCCACCTTTACCAATGCCGAGCCTATCGGTACCGGTCCGTTTGTCTTTGAAAAGTACACCAACGGAACGAGCGTGGAATATTCGGCCAATACCGAGTATTGGAAGGGCTCTCCCAAGGTAGACGGTATGACTGTGGTTCTGTACAACTCGTCCACCAACCTGACGCTGGCGCTGATTGCCGGGGAAATCGACATTGCGATCGATAACACCATCATTATGTCCTCGGTCAGCGAGTTTATGGCACAGGATGGCGCACAGATGGACGTCTTTGCCGGTCTGGGCAACTTTGGCGTCATGATGAACCAGGAAAATGAGCTGCTGGCCGATCCGGTCGTCCGTCAGGCCCTGTGTATGGCACTCAATACCGAAGAACTGATTTCGCGCGGCGAGTATAACTGTGTAGTCGAAGCGCCCATCTCCTGGCTGCCTGAAATCTTTGGCGACTATGTCAACGAAGAAGCAGCGGCAACCCTCAAGTTTGATGCCGAAGGCGCAAAGAAGCTGCTCGAAGACGCTGGTTACACCATGGGTTCGGATGGCATTTATGTCAGCCCGTCCGGCAAGCGCCTGTCCTTTGAGTATTACAGCGCATCGGGCGCACCCGCCCAGCAGAGCGAAGCGGCGATGATCCAGCAGTATCTGCTTGACATCGGCGTAGAAGTGGTGCCGCGCGTTGCAACTTGGGCCGAACTGGCAAGCATTGCATCCCAGGGCTCGTATGACCTGCTGCAAAACAAGATCGAATTCCCCTGCGATGTCTATGCGGCACTGTCCAATTCGTTTAGCACCAATGGCAGCACCAACTACTTCAATTACAGCAACCCCGAGGTCGATGCCCTGCTGGAAAGCGCGGCGAGCGAAACCGATGAGGCCAAGCTGGCAGAGATCTACGATCAGGTTCAGCAGCTGATTGCAGAAGATTATGTTTATATTCCGATGTATAACAGCGGCACGCATCAGCCGTATTATGACGGCATCCACTTCTCCGGGTGGACCACCAACGATGCTCCGATCACAAGCACAGACAACCTGATCAGCATTTATCCTGTTGAGTAA
- a CDS encoding metallophosphoesterase: MIFFTSDLHLGHENCIRLCNRPFSSIEEMDETLIENWNRKITGKDTVYILGDLIYRSQKPPEEYLRRLRGKKHLILGNHDRGWIRSCQTEQFFESVNNLLYVADGKRQYTLCHYPMMSWPHIMRCYMVFGHIHGNTDADYWPLIQANERMLNAGVDVNHFEPVTFEEMEANNLLYKGQAKPELEVQP, translated from the coding sequence ATGATCTTCTTTACCTCTGACCTGCATCTCGGTCACGAAAACTGCATCCGCCTATGCAACCGCCCCTTTTCCAGTATCGAGGAGATGGACGAAACCCTCATCGAAAACTGGAACCGCAAGATCACAGGAAAGGATACCGTCTATATCCTCGGCGACCTGATCTACCGCAGCCAAAAGCCGCCGGAGGAATACCTGCGGCGGCTGCGGGGAAAGAAACATCTCATCCTTGGCAATCATGACAGGGGATGGATCAGGAGTTGTCAGACGGAACAGTTCTTTGAAAGCGTCAATAACCTGCTGTATGTCGCAGACGGGAAGCGGCAGTACACCCTCTGCCACTACCCCATGATGTCCTGGCCACACATCATGCGCTGCTACATGGTCTTTGGCCACATCCACGGCAATACCGATGCGGATTACTGGCCGCTCATCCAGGCAAACGAGAGGATGCTGAATGCCGGAGTGGATGTCAATCACTTCGAGCCAGTCACCTTTGAGGAGATGGAGGCCAACAATCTTCTGTATAAAGGTCAGGCGAAACCCGAGCTTGAGGTGCAGCCGTGA